The Desulfuromonadales bacterium region CGGAACTCCGGCCATTTTTCCGGCGCATGCCCGTACCACCTGCGCAACTCGTCGCTCGGAGCGATCTCCCGGCACCATTCGTCGAGTCGGGCCTCTTCTTTACCGACCCCGCGCGGCCATAGCCGATCGACCAGTACCCGGCAGCCATCGGTGCGATGAGGGGGAGCATATACACGTTTTACTCTGATCGGCATCAATCCTCCAATGGCCCCTGCGCCTTATCGTCGGGCAGGCATTGCCATAGCCAACATCCTCTGGCATTATTCTATTCCATCAGGGAACGAAAACAATACTTTCCGCCGGAATCCGGACATGTCTCTGCATTGCCGCCTGTTTGTTCCACTCCTCCTGTTGCTGGCCACCGCCGCTCCGTCGCATGGCGGCTATCCGTCGACGCTCATGGGCACCGGACCGATCCCCGTCATCGGCAGCAACCAGG contains the following coding sequences:
- a CDS encoding DUF488 domain-containing protein, producing MPIRVKRVYAPPHRTDGCRVLVDRLWPRGVGKEEARLDEWCREIAPSDELRRWYGHAPEKWPEFRRRYFAELAEKEEIVAELVQKARGEGLTLVFGAKDEEHNNAVVLKEYLEMRLNG